In a genomic window of Myxococcota bacterium:
- the lepB gene encoding signal peptidase I has product MSRKKQSGADRAESKKRRKRETDDAAATELDGEELSPLAKFWEQVGPIFFAILIALGIRAVIIESYYVPSGSMLPTMYIGDHVFVSKFAYGARIPILDIPLPAVREPERGEIVVFHLGRGGEKERGRICPLDECPDFSAEGFVKRIVGLPGDTVEYRSGKLFLNGSPAEQVLQPKTFSDDRGEAHRLLTEDLDGCVHEILDHPRRPGLTQAPLTIPEDRYFVLGDNRDNSNDSRGWGTVHRMHLKGPVLINYWAWNNTYSWLAMLNPWTWIKLLWGEMYWDRIGMTYDCRG; this is encoded by the coding sequence GTGAGTCGCAAGAAGCAGTCCGGTGCGGATCGCGCCGAGTCGAAGAAGCGCCGCAAGCGCGAGACCGACGACGCCGCCGCGACCGAACTCGACGGCGAAGAACTCTCGCCGCTCGCGAAGTTCTGGGAGCAGGTCGGTCCGATCTTCTTCGCGATCCTGATCGCACTCGGTATTCGCGCGGTCATCATCGAGTCCTACTACGTGCCGTCGGGCTCGATGCTGCCGACCATGTACATCGGCGATCACGTCTTCGTGTCGAAGTTCGCCTACGGCGCGCGCATCCCGATCCTCGACATCCCGCTCCCGGCGGTGCGCGAGCCCGAACGCGGTGAGATCGTCGTGTTCCACCTCGGCCGCGGCGGCGAGAAGGAGCGCGGTCGGATCTGCCCCCTCGACGAGTGCCCCGATTTCAGCGCCGAGGGCTTCGTCAAGCGGATCGTCGGGCTGCCCGGAGACACGGTCGAATACCGGTCCGGGAAGCTCTTCTTGAATGGAAGCCCGGCCGAGCAGGTGCTTCAGCCGAAGACCTTCAGCGACGATCGCGGCGAGGCCCATCGACTGCTGACCGAGGACCTCGACGGCTGCGTCCACGAGATTCTCGACCACCCGCGCCGACCCGGGCTCACCCAGGCTCCGTTGACGATCCCCGAAGACCGCTACTTCGTGCTGGGCGACAACCGCGACAACTCGAACGACAGCCGCGGCTGGGGCACGGTGCATCGCATGCACCTGAAGGGGCCCGTGCTCATCAACTACTGGGCGTGGAACAACACGTACTCGTGGCTCGCGATGCTGAACCCCTGGACCTGGATCAAGCTCCTCTGGGGCGAGATGTACTGGGACCGGATCGGGATGACCTACGACTGCCGCGGCTGA
- the serS gene encoding serine--tRNA ligase, which translates to MLDPRSLAERRDEILESCRRRGVDADIDAAVAAQAQVVSLQTELNDANRQRNEHQAAGKKKLSPEERETHTQEGRRLKESVAAIEVRLTEAGATRDEALRGLPNFVHPDSPVGGEEDFTTLRTVGQPTRFDFEARDHLALGQALDLFDFESGAKVTGQKFYFLKNEAVLLELALQRLALEVAMRAGFRIFTTPDLARRRIVDAMAFSPRGPETQIYSVEGTDLDLIGTAEITLGGLYEDTVLDEDELPLKLAGISHCYRTEAGSAGRESKGLYRVHQFTKVEMFAFTRPEDSPAMHDELLAIEEEVFQALEVPYRVIDIATGDLGAPAYRKFDIEAWLPGRGEGGDYGEVTSTSNCTDFQARRLKTRFRRKDTKKNELVHTLNGTAVAISRALIAVLENHQQGDGSVVVPKALRPHTGFDRIGPR; encoded by the coding sequence ATGCTGGACCCCCGAAGCCTCGCCGAACGGCGCGACGAGATCCTCGAGAGTTGTCGTCGCCGCGGTGTCGATGCCGACATCGATGCGGCCGTCGCCGCACAGGCGCAGGTCGTGTCGCTCCAGACCGAGCTGAACGACGCCAACCGGCAGCGCAACGAGCACCAGGCGGCCGGGAAGAAGAAACTCTCTCCCGAGGAGCGCGAAACCCATACCCAGGAGGGGCGGCGCCTGAAGGAGAGCGTGGCGGCGATCGAGGTGCGGCTCACCGAAGCGGGCGCGACCCGCGACGAAGCACTGCGCGGCCTGCCGAACTTCGTCCACCCCGATTCTCCGGTGGGCGGAGAAGAAGACTTCACCACGCTGCGGACGGTGGGCCAGCCCACACGCTTCGACTTCGAGGCGCGCGATCACCTCGCGCTGGGCCAGGCGCTCGACCTCTTCGACTTCGAGTCGGGGGCGAAGGTCACCGGGCAGAAGTTCTACTTCTTGAAGAACGAGGCCGTACTCCTCGAGCTCGCCCTGCAACGGCTGGCGCTCGAGGTCGCCATGCGCGCCGGCTTCCGCATCTTCACGACGCCCGACCTCGCCAGGCGCCGCATCGTCGATGCCATGGCGTTCAGCCCGCGCGGCCCCGAGACCCAGATCTATTCGGTCGAGGGCACGGATCTCGACCTGATCGGAACCGCCGAGATCACCCTGGGCGGGCTCTACGAAGACACGGTCCTCGACGAGGACGAGCTCCCGTTGAAGCTGGCCGGCATCTCTCACTGCTACCGCACCGAGGCGGGCTCGGCGGGGCGCGAGAGCAAGGGCCTCTACCGCGTTCACCAGTTCACGAAGGTCGAGATGTTCGCCTTCACCCGGCCGGAAGACTCGCCGGCGATGCACGACGAGCTGCTCGCGATCGAAGAGGAGGTCTTCCAGGCCCTCGAGGTCCCCTACCGGGTCATCGACATCGCCACCGGCGACCTCGGCGCACCGGCGTACCGAAAGTTCGACATCGAAGCCTGGCTCCCCGGCCGCGGCGAAGGCGGCGACTACGGCGAGGTCACGAGCACCTCGAACTGCACCGACTTCCAGGCGCGACGCCTGAAGACCCGCTTCCGCCGCAAGGACACGAAGAAGAACGAGCTCGTCCACACGCTGAACGGAACGGCGGTGGCGATCTCGCGAGCACTGATCGCCGTCCTCGAGAACCACCAACAGGGCGACGGATCGGTCGTCGTTCCGAAGGCGCTGCGCCCGCACACGGGCTTCGACCGCATTGGGCCCCGCTGA
- a CDS encoding FecR family protein, which produces MHRTKGRAAVRWSALWVLAGVLGAAGVAAEDLATVETASGAVERGRGEPPVWMPLRAGEALQSGDIVRTGSDGKVELVWQGSTVRLYGDSVLRLPGATGSVETLDMESGAGLFDVKRRPGKRYEVRTPEIVVSVKGTRFAVDLSGKGPGVAVYHGAVGVKTLALEAAREVMVREGFRALGTGGGGIELFLLREDDPWNSWSGAAAPPRVALREHNLARGGAVERVREAARITYRGEVLRRATQADPELARRLAKVGDAKVASMQEVGEQKPAKMGERSRGDRMNRMKKSAMKDAIMDQGLEEVRDAMQEEFVEAWVNGYSSSSGSAGGGASGGGFEISVVQLPSGMQKVVITQQQAMEQWSFNQSQLTYVAMGQTGFPTPLQNYLTMAGVTSESQFAQMLLVVLASQ; this is translated from the coding sequence ATGCATCGAACGAAAGGGCGCGCGGCCGTGCGCTGGTCCGCCCTCTGGGTTCTGGCCGGTGTTCTCGGAGCCGCCGGGGTGGCGGCCGAAGATCTCGCGACCGTCGAGACGGCCAGCGGCGCCGTCGAGCGCGGACGCGGCGAGCCTCCTGTCTGGATGCCGCTGCGCGCGGGCGAGGCGCTGCAGTCCGGTGACATCGTGCGCACCGGCTCCGACGGCAAGGTCGAGCTGGTGTGGCAGGGCTCTACCGTCCGCCTCTACGGTGATTCGGTACTGCGACTGCCCGGGGCAACGGGCAGCGTGGAAACCCTCGACATGGAGTCGGGCGCCGGACTCTTCGACGTGAAGCGTCGCCCGGGGAAGCGCTACGAAGTGCGCACGCCCGAGATCGTCGTCAGCGTGAAGGGCACGCGCTTCGCCGTGGATCTCTCCGGGAAGGGGCCGGGCGTCGCCGTGTATCACGGGGCCGTTGGCGTGAAAACGCTTGCGCTCGAAGCCGCGCGCGAGGTGATGGTCCGCGAGGGATTTCGAGCGCTGGGAACCGGCGGCGGAGGTATCGAACTCTTCCTGCTGCGGGAGGACGACCCCTGGAACAGCTGGTCGGGCGCCGCGGCTCCGCCGCGCGTCGCGCTCCGGGAGCACAACCTCGCTCGCGGGGGCGCCGTCGAACGCGTGCGGGAGGCGGCCCGCATCACCTACCGCGGAGAGGTGCTGCGTCGCGCGACTCAGGCCGATCCGGAGTTGGCACGCCGCCTCGCAAAGGTCGGGGACGCGAAGGTGGCGAGCATGCAGGAGGTCGGCGAACAGAAGCCGGCGAAGATGGGCGAGCGAAGCCGCGGTGATCGAATGAACCGCATGAAGAAGAGCGCGATGAAGGACGCGATCATGGACCAGGGTCTCGAGGAGGTTCGCGACGCGATGCAAGAGGAGTTCGTCGAAGCCTGGGTGAACGGCTACTCGAGCAGTAGCGGCAGCGCGGGGGGTGGTGCCTCGGGTGGTGGCTTCGAGATCTCGGTGGTCCAGCTGCCGAGCGGCATGCAGAAGGTGGTGATCACCCAACAACAGGCGATGGAGCAGTGGTCCTTCAACCAGAGCCAGCTCACGTACGTGGCGATGGGGCAGACCGGGTTCCCGACGCCGCTCCAGAACTATCTCACCATGGCGGGCGTGACCAGCGAGTCCCAGTTCGCGCAGATGCTCCTGGTGGTGCTCGCGAGTCAGTAG
- the selB gene encoding selenocysteine-specific translation elongation factor — protein MGPAERRLILGTAGHIDHGKTALCRALTGVETDRLPEEKKRGITIELGFAPLDLPDGTRLGVVDVPGHEALVRTMVAGAAGIDLLLLVVAADEGVMPQTREHLAICSLLGIREGVVALTKIDLVDEEMLELASEEVRDLLAPTLLRDAPLLGVSSETGAGLDALREALSAAAQAADARTPRQGPPRLPIDRSFEMRGFGPVVTGTLLGSAFAVGDSVALLPGEERARIRGLQSHGESVERVEPGARCAVNLQGVALEDLSRGQVVSPVGALPTTTTLDVRLHWLPEAPDLEEPTSIAFLSGTTERLGRVAPIGAARLDAGGSGFARIHLEGEPVAVLPGDHFVLRGFARTAVGATLGGGTLLDIAPPHRRRSDPALVSDLEILERREPSSKVSVRVQRSGLAGVERETLARETGQLARTLDAILAEGERDGWVRVARERCISGDALDELESRLRSALDDYHRAEPLRPGMPAGALRGVLPDNVHPASVECALERLAASGEVVRESDHVRLASHRPSLDAESEKHCATLVERLGTAGLEAPSLRDLGEATGLDEGPLRDLLAHLAREGRIVPAPGDLWFDAAAVESLRDRVRAHFESNDALDTKAFKALIGTTRRTAVPLMELLDAERFTVRRGDVRLLRDAAQPRQS, from the coding sequence TTGGGCCCCGCTGAACGTCGACTGATCCTCGGCACCGCCGGTCACATCGACCACGGCAAGACGGCGCTCTGCCGCGCGCTGACCGGTGTCGAGACCGATCGACTCCCGGAAGAGAAGAAGCGCGGCATCACCATCGAGCTGGGCTTCGCGCCCCTCGACCTGCCCGACGGCACCCGTCTGGGCGTCGTCGACGTGCCCGGACACGAAGCGCTGGTGCGCACGATGGTGGCCGGGGCCGCCGGCATCGACCTCTTGTTGCTCGTGGTCGCCGCGGACGAAGGGGTGATGCCCCAGACGCGAGAACACCTCGCGATCTGCTCCCTGCTCGGCATCCGCGAGGGCGTGGTCGCGCTGACGAAGATCGACCTCGTCGACGAGGAGATGTTGGAACTCGCGAGCGAGGAGGTGCGCGATCTGCTCGCGCCCACCCTGCTGCGTGATGCGCCGCTGCTCGGCGTCTCTTCGGAGACGGGAGCGGGTCTCGACGCACTGCGCGAGGCACTCTCGGCGGCGGCGCAGGCCGCCGACGCGCGCACGCCCCGGCAGGGCCCCCCGCGGCTGCCGATCGATCGCAGCTTCGAGATGCGCGGCTTCGGGCCGGTCGTCACGGGAACGCTTCTCGGCAGTGCGTTCGCCGTCGGCGATTCGGTCGCTCTGCTGCCTGGCGAGGAACGCGCGCGCATTCGCGGCCTGCAGAGCCACGGTGAGAGCGTCGAGCGGGTCGAGCCGGGAGCGCGCTGCGCGGTGAATCTACAAGGCGTGGCGCTCGAGGACCTTTCGCGCGGCCAGGTGGTGAGCCCGGTCGGCGCGCTGCCCACCACCACGACCCTCGACGTGCGTCTGCACTGGCTTCCGGAAGCCCCCGACCTCGAGGAGCCCACCTCGATCGCGTTCCTCTCGGGTACCACCGAGCGACTCGGCCGCGTGGCTCCGATCGGCGCAGCACGTCTCGACGCCGGCGGCAGCGGCTTTGCGCGGATCCACCTGGAGGGCGAACCCGTCGCGGTGCTCCCCGGCGATCACTTCGTGTTGCGCGGCTTCGCGCGGACGGCGGTGGGAGCGACCCTCGGCGGGGGCACGCTCTTGGACATCGCACCGCCGCACCGGCGTCGCAGCGATCCGGCCCTCGTTTCGGATCTCGAGATCCTCGAACGGCGGGAGCCTTCCTCCAAGGTCTCGGTGCGGGTGCAGCGCAGCGGTTTGGCCGGTGTGGAGCGCGAAACACTCGCGCGCGAGACAGGGCAGCTCGCGCGGACGCTCGACGCGATTCTGGCGGAAGGCGAGCGCGACGGCTGGGTCCGTGTGGCGCGGGAGCGCTGCATCTCGGGCGACGCCCTGGACGAACTCGAGAGCCGGCTCCGCTCCGCCCTCGACGACTACCACCGGGCCGAGCCCCTGCGCCCGGGCATGCCCGCCGGTGCGCTGCGCGGCGTGCTCCCCGACAACGTCCACCCGGCCAGCGTCGAGTGTGCGCTCGAGCGGCTCGCGGCCTCGGGCGAGGTGGTGCGCGAGAGCGACCACGTCCGGCTCGCGAGCCACCGGCCCTCGCTCGATGCCGAGAGCGAGAAGCACTGCGCGACGCTCGTCGAGCGGCTCGGCACGGCGGGGCTCGAAGCCCCTTCCCTGCGCGACCTCGGCGAAGCGACGGGTCTCGACGAAGGGCCGCTGCGCGACCTGCTCGCTCACCTCGCCCGCGAAGGACGGATCGTGCCTGCACCGGGTGATCTGTGGTTCGACGCCGCTGCCGTCGAGTCTCTGCGCGACCGCGTGCGCGCCCACTTCGAATCGAACGACGCTCTCGACACCAAAGCGTTCAAGGCCCTGATCGGCACTACCCGACGCACCGCCGTGCCGCTGATGGAACTCCTCGACGCCGAGCGCTTCACCGTGCGGCGCGGCGACGTGCGACTGCTACGCGACGCCGCTCAGCCGCGGCAGTCGTAG